Within the Solwaraspora sp. WMMA2056 genome, the region ACGGCGACGGCACGGCTGCCGGTCGCCAGGGCGACCCGCACGCCGGTGGTCACCGCCGTCCACCGCGACCACCAGGTGTGCACTGTCAACGTCGATCTCCTCCTGTCGGTACCCGTAACGGATACGGTCGGCGACCACGGATGGTTGCGGGTCGATCCGACATCGTCGCCACCGGCGACCGTCTCGACATCGTCGCAACCGTGATCAGGCCGCCTTGACGCTCGCCGGTGTCGTGGACCTGCTGTGGGCCGACGGGCGACCGGCGGTGGCGGCCGCCAGCAGGCAGCCGGCGAGCGTCCAGCCGACGAGAACCGACCACTGTCCGAGGGTCGGGGCGTCGGGAAAGTAGGAGATGCTGCGGATCAGCGACACCGACGCGCCGGGTGGGAAGAACTGGCCGATCGCGCCCCAGGGTCGGGGCAGGAACTCGACCGGCAGCATCGCGGCGGAGATCGGGCTGCCGACCAGCATGATCACGACCGTGCCGACGCCGACGCCGTGCAGCCCGATCAGGTTCCGCAGGCCGATCACCGTGGCTGCGATGGCGGCGATGGTGAGGCCACTGGCGGCGACGTTGAGGGCGAATGCCCCGCCGAGGATGCGGAACGCCACCTGGCCGACGAGCGCGACCATGACACCGGCCGTCCCGGCCAGCACCGCGAGGGTCAGCAGCCGCCGACCGGTGCCCTGGATGCCGATCGCGATGAAGATCCCGCCCTTGAGCCCGCCGAGCAGCAGCGGGAAGAAGAACGCGCTGAGTCCGGCACCGTGCTCGTCGTGCGGCGACAGCGGTACGACATCGGTGACCTGCGGTCGATCGGTGGCGGCCGGATCGGCGGCACCGAACGCCGCCGACAGTGCCTCGATGAGCTGGCGGGCCACCGTACTGGCACCCGAGGCGACCAGCAGTTCCGGCGGCGTCCCGTCGCCGACCACGACCGCGCCGTAGACGTCCCGGTGCCGGATGGCGTGCACCGCGTCGGCGCGGTCGGCGTAGCGCCGGACGACGAACTCGTGCGGTCGGGCCTGGTCCAGCGCGTCGGTGACGGCCTGCGACGCGCCCTGCGGCGCGACCAGACCGATCGGTACGCCGCGTGGCTCGGCGTACACGGCGGGCCAGGTGAACGCGGCCATGATCGCGGTCGCCGCCACCGCGAGGATCGCCCCGGTCAGCAGGCACCGGCTGATCCGGGTCGGTTGGTCCGGGTGCGGCTGGTCCATCGGCCACCTCAGCCCGCTCGGCTACTTCTGGCCTGCCCAGCCTAGGGGCGCGGGGTGCACCTCAACTGGTGTTTGCCAAGTCAGCGGGCGGCCAGAACCGGGCCGAACAGCCCGTGTGGCCCCTTGCCTGCCAGGCAGCGGTAGCTGTGTTCGCCGCCGGCCAGCGCCACCTCGCCCGGTCCGAGTACCGCGAACCGCCAGTCACTGACGTCCATCCGCAGGGTGACGAGCCGGAACACCTCCGCGCTGCACCCCGCCCGTACGGTCGGGTCCGCCTCGATCGTGGCGTGGTCGGCGCCGGACAGGTGGGCCGGCAGCTCGCCCACGGCGAAGGTCTCCCAGGTGTGCCGCCCGGTGCAGGCGACGACCGCGAGCTGCTGCTGCCCGCCGGTCAGCTCGCCCTCGAAGCACTCCAGGTCGTCCGGGCAGCGCAGACCGGGGCGGGTGGCCAGCTCGCAGTTGGGCAGTACGGCACCGGCCGGTCCGGTGACGCCGGCCGGGCGGGGGGTGCGCTCCTGTGGCGTGGCCACCGACGGCCGGTCGAACCCACCGGGCAGGGTGCCCTTCGCGACCATCCAGGTGCCGACGCTCGTCATCGCGAGCAGCACCAGCACCCCGAGCCCACCGGCCAGCAGGCGCATCCGGGGGTGCGCGGTGGCGGTACCGGGTCGGGCAGCCGGGGTGAGCGCGCCAGCGACCGCACCGTTCGCACCGTTCGCACCGGGCGGGCCGACCGCACCGGGCGGCTGCGGAATCGGCACGGTCCAGCTGGTCTGCTCACTCGGTTGCGCCGACGGTTGCGCCGGCACCGACGCGCGGCCGCCACTCACCGTGCCACCGGTCGACGGCCCGCCCGAGACCGGGGCGATCGAGAACGGCGGCCGGTGCGGCGCCGCCGGGCTCCAGTGCGGGCCGAGCGGTACGGCGGCCAGCATGTCGCGCAGTGCGACCGCCGAGGGTCGCGCCGCGGGGTCGTTGGCCATCCCCTGACGCAGCACGTCGGTGAACGCCGTCGGCACGCCGGGCAGCTCCGGCAGGGGCCGGTCGAACAGTTCGAGCAGCATCACCAGGCTGGGACTGCGGTCGTCCTCCCAGCGGGGCGGCCGGCCGCGCATGATGGCGTACAGGCTGGCGCAGAGGGCGTAGACGTCGGCGGCGGGCGACGGTGGGCGGTGGTGGAACGACTCGGGCGCGGCGTACGCGGGGGTCAGCACCTCGAGGGTGACCGACGCGTCGCGCGCCTCGACGAGTACGGCGAGGCCGAAGTCGGCCAGCGCCGGTTCGTTGAAGCGGGAGTAGAGGATGTTGGCCGGTTTGACGTCGCGGTGCAGCACGCCGAGGTGGTGTGCGTCGGCGAGGGCGTCGGCGATCTTCACCCCGACGTCGCGGGCCTCGAAGGCGTCCAGCGGCGAGGTCTTCATCCGGTCGCCGTACGAGCCGTCGCACATCTCCATGATCAGGTACGGGTGCATGTCGGAGGTGACCCCGACGTCGAACAGGTCGACGACGTGAGGGTGCGAGGACATCCGCCCGGCGGCCCGCGCCTCCCGCATGAAGCGACGCTGTTCCCGTTCGTTGTCCAGGGGACGGTTCTCGACCTTGACGGCGACCTCGCGGCCGACCGATTCCTGGACGGCGCGGTACACGGTGGCGAATCCGCCCCTGGCAAAGACTGACAAATCCGACAGTCCAGGCACCATGGGGAACGGCAGTGCGCTCGGCGTCCTGTCGTTCACACCGTAAACGGTACCCAACGTCTCAGCCGGAGAGCGCCACCCGCCCCTCGCGACGACGCTCGACGTACAGCGCGACCCCGGTCACCACCGCGCCCAGACCTTCCCAGGCCGCGACCCCGACGAACCGCAGCGGAGCCACCTCCGCCGCCACCAGCA harbors:
- a CDS encoding serine/threonine protein kinase translates to MVPGLSDLSVFARGGFATVYRAVQESVGREVAVKVENRPLDNEREQRRFMREARAAGRMSSHPHVVDLFDVGVTSDMHPYLIMEMCDGSYGDRMKTSPLDAFEARDVGVKIADALADAHHLGVLHRDVKPANILYSRFNEPALADFGLAVLVEARDASVTLEVLTPAYAAPESFHHRPPSPAADVYALCASLYAIMRGRPPRWEDDRSPSLVMLLELFDRPLPELPGVPTAFTDVLRQGMANDPAARPSAVALRDMLAAVPLGPHWSPAAPHRPPFSIAPVSGGPSTGGTVSGGRASVPAQPSAQPSEQTSWTVPIPQPPGAVGPPGANGANGAVAGALTPAARPGTATAHPRMRLLAGGLGVLVLLAMTSVGTWMVAKGTLPGGFDRPSVATPQERTPRPAGVTGPAGAVLPNCELATRPGLRCPDDLECFEGELTGGQQQLAVVACTGRHTWETFAVGELPAHLSGADHATIEADPTVRAGCSAEVFRLVTLRMDVSDWRFAVLGPGEVALAGGEHSYRCLAGKGPHGLFGPVLAAR